A region from the Microbacterium sp. NC79 genome encodes:
- a CDS encoding metalloregulator ArsR/SmtB family transcription factor, giving the protein MLTDPTRPLYEVKAGLFKGLAHPIRIRILEVLSAQPEASVSELLADTALEASHLSQHLSVLRTNHLVVSERRGSLVFYRLAYPQVADLLHVARDLLGEMLETTHRHLSEQSR; this is encoded by the coding sequence ATGCTCACCGACCCGACGCGCCCCCTTTACGAAGTGAAGGCCGGGCTTTTCAAGGGCCTCGCGCACCCCATTCGCATCCGCATTCTCGAGGTGCTCTCCGCACAGCCCGAGGCCTCGGTTTCCGAGCTCCTCGCCGACACCGCGCTCGAAGCCTCGCACCTCTCGCAACACCTCTCCGTGCTGCGCACAAACCACCTCGTCGTCTCCGAGCGCCGCGGCAGCCTCGTGTTCTACCGCCTCGCCTACCCGCAGGTCGCTGACCTCCTCCACGTTGCCCGCGACCTGCTCGGCGAGATGCTCGAAACCACGCACCGTCACCTCTCCGAGCAGTCCCGATGA
- a CDS encoding zinc ribbon domain-containing protein YjdM — protein MTNALPLCPECSSEHAYEMGALLVCPMCGHEWSPAEGEAEPSGESARVVKDAVGNVLADGDTVVITTSLKVKGSPQGIKPGTKVRGIRLIDPVNGHDIDAKVDGFGPMLLKSSIVKKA, from the coding sequence ATGACGAACGCACTTCCGCTCTGCCCCGAGTGCTCCAGCGAGCACGCTTACGAAATGGGTGCGCTGCTCGTGTGCCCGATGTGCGGCCACGAGTGGTCGCCAGCTGAGGGCGAAGCGGAACCATCGGGTGAGTCTGCCCGGGTTGTCAAGGATGCGGTTGGCAATGTGCTCGCCGATGGTGACACCGTCGTGATCACGACCTCACTCAAGGTGAAGGGCTCGCCCCAGGGCATCAAGCCCGGCACCAAGGTGCGCGGCATTCGCCTCATCGACCCCGTCAACGGCCACGACATCGACGCCAAGGTCGACGGGTTCGGTCCGATGCTGCTGAAGTCAAGCATCGTGAAGAAGGCCTAG